Proteins encoded by one window of Chondromyces crocatus:
- a CDS encoding SBBP repeat-containing protein — protein MVPSLRSLHALLPALIACSAGGCLELFSSSVPTSDPDPSPPLPCDATAGAGGQGGAAQGGGGSAEADGDAGEGPPACAGAWKGDLQLGTPLHDEITALIIDRDDNLYVTGYERGGFASTNLVPNGNARMVAARFDPSGRQAWKQVWDTPGAESGESLVLHPRSDEGADGKLVVAGRTTGSFPGFANQGSFDLVIAEVSTSGEALTLHQAGNERPQHPRQVVVDPDGAVFVAGYDDIHAPISAVYDFENGTLVRADVDASSDALATTWWRQSTAPDPDLLTSVAVAPGGFHHVYVGGALMGGTGRGAFVQKLARKPDGGVMEDWRRVLSPIAVDAVNAVAMAPDGSLYVTGATFLTLGERTFGQQDVFLARLDPATGATLWIAQYGTSESDWPTSMAFDAQGNVYVAGLTYGAFPGHQHRGGEDMFVLRFDTQHTMIAPPAVWQAGSPEEDHVAGVAVDGCGNVFVAGYTNGHLVPGQPNLGGRDMVLLQVPNFKAWPPEPSTVP, from the coding sequence ATGGTTCCCTCGCTCCGCTCTCTTCACGCCCTCTTGCCCGCCCTCATCGCCTGCTCGGCGGGTGGCTGCCTCGAGCTGTTCTCCAGCAGCGTACCCACCAGCGACCCCGACCCCTCGCCGCCCCTGCCGTGCGACGCCACGGCAGGCGCTGGAGGCCAGGGCGGTGCGGCCCAGGGCGGCGGAGGGTCCGCGGAAGCAGACGGAGACGCAGGCGAAGGACCGCCTGCCTGCGCCGGGGCCTGGAAGGGTGATCTCCAGCTCGGCACGCCCCTCCATGACGAGATCACGGCCCTGATCATCGACCGCGACGACAACCTCTACGTCACGGGCTACGAGAGGGGAGGGTTCGCCAGCACCAACCTCGTCCCCAACGGGAATGCGCGCATGGTAGCCGCCCGGTTCGACCCCTCGGGGCGGCAAGCCTGGAAGCAAGTCTGGGACACGCCGGGCGCGGAGAGCGGCGAGAGCCTCGTCCTTCACCCGCGCTCGGACGAGGGAGCCGACGGGAAGCTCGTCGTCGCCGGGCGCACGACCGGCAGCTTCCCGGGCTTCGCGAACCAGGGGTCCTTCGACCTCGTGATCGCCGAAGTCTCCACGAGCGGCGAGGCGCTGACGCTCCACCAAGCGGGCAACGAGCGACCGCAGCACCCCCGACAGGTCGTCGTCGATCCGGACGGCGCCGTCTTCGTCGCTGGATACGACGACATCCATGCCCCCATCTCCGCCGTGTACGACTTCGAGAACGGAACCCTGGTGCGCGCCGACGTCGACGCCTCCTCCGACGCCCTCGCGACGACCTGGTGGCGGCAGTCCACAGCCCCCGACCCCGATCTCTTGACCAGCGTGGCGGTGGCCCCCGGCGGGTTCCATCACGTGTACGTCGGAGGCGCGCTCATGGGCGGCACCGGCCGCGGCGCCTTCGTGCAGAAGCTCGCCCGCAAGCCCGACGGTGGCGTCATGGAGGACTGGCGGCGCGTCCTCTCTCCGATCGCCGTCGACGCGGTGAATGCCGTGGCGATGGCCCCCGACGGGAGCCTCTACGTGACCGGCGCGACGTTCCTGACCCTCGGAGAGAGAACCTTCGGACAGCAGGACGTGTTCCTCGCCAGGCTCGATCCAGCCACGGGGGCCACGCTGTGGATTGCGCAGTACGGCACGAGCGAGAGCGACTGGCCGACGTCGATGGCCTTCGATGCGCAAGGCAACGTCTACGTCGCCGGGCTGACCTACGGCGCTTTCCCTGGACACCAGCACCGCGGCGGTGAGGACATGTTCGTCCTCCGGTTCGACACACAGCACACGATGATCGCGCCGCCAGCCGTCTGGCAGGCGGGTTCACCGGAAGAGGATCACGTCGCTGGCGTGGCGGTGGATGGTTGCGGCAACGTCTTCGTCGCTGGCTACACGAACGGACACCTGGTGCCTGGCCAGCCGAACCTGGGGGGCAGAGACATGGTTTTGCTCCAGGTGCCGAACTTCAAGGCCTGGCCGCCTGAGCCGAGCACCGTTCCTTAG
- a CDS encoding Hint domain-containing protein: MSTRNGVFLSIALVGTVSSLCSQAHALAEIDRRCEHDSLSPTEARLRIAWARACGLESMSNQEKTTPASSRIIDTLMPSSNNNGTLIEYLEDLTSSNPTGARAYSLFALGYEINSIYVTKLYSFGPIAQTLDGRGFKLWSEDESKERPRPMYPTFGTHTTELEGEALFPRVTKNGPLNCNLYKSNGTVSTTFYINAYCTSSCYTPEQEVLFPDGYKPILTALLERTPEMMTLAPSATLDDVTLSRNKVATYTAELRDSEHIIYEIRTESGGLLRVTNEHPVIQGEGRLVQAQTLRAGDALLDIEGNEDPILSIEVVSHEGKVYNLKPATRDRVSNLLIAQGFLVGSSAYQNDDVGYINRVIMTRSIPEDVLPQ, from the coding sequence ATGAGCACACGAAATGGCGTATTCTTGTCCATTGCGCTCGTCGGCACCGTATCGAGCTTATGTTCGCAGGCGCATGCGCTGGCAGAGATAGATCGCAGATGTGAGCACGACTCGCTCAGCCCTACCGAGGCACGGCTCAGGATTGCATGGGCTCGCGCTTGCGGCCTGGAAAGCATGTCCAACCAGGAGAAAACAACGCCAGCGTCTTCCCGGATCATCGACACGCTCATGCCATCCAGCAACAACAATGGGACTCTCATCGAATATCTCGAAGACTTGACCAGCTCCAATCCGACCGGTGCCCGGGCCTATTCTCTCTTCGCCCTCGGCTACGAGATCAATTCGATCTACGTCACGAAGCTCTATTCGTTTGGCCCCATCGCTCAGACCCTCGATGGGCGCGGCTTCAAACTCTGGAGCGAAGACGAAAGCAAAGAGCGCCCCCGCCCGATGTATCCGACGTTCGGTACACATACTACCGAGTTGGAGGGGGAGGCACTATTCCCGAGAGTCACGAAGAACGGACCACTGAATTGCAATCTCTATAAGTCGAATGGAACTGTCAGCACCACCTTTTATATCAATGCTTACTGCACATCGAGCTGCTACACCCCGGAGCAGGAAGTCCTCTTTCCCGACGGCTACAAGCCCATCCTGACGGCGCTCCTGGAGCGCACCCCGGAGATGATGACGCTCGCCCCCTCGGCCACGCTGGACGACGTGACGCTCTCCAGGAACAAGGTCGCCACCTACACCGCCGAGCTCCGCGACTCCGAGCACATCATCTACGAGATTCGTACCGAATCCGGTGGGCTCCTCCGGGTCACGAACGAGCACCCCGTCATCCAGGGAGAGGGCCGGCTCGTCCAGGCGCAAACCCTGCGGGCCGGTGACGCCCTGCTCGACATCGAAGGGAACGAAGACCCCATCCTCTCCATCGAGGTCGTCTCCCATGAAGGCAAGGTCTACAACCTGAAGCCAGCCACCCGCGACAGGGTCTCGAACCTCCTGATCGCCCAGGGCTTCCTCGTCGGCTCATCCGCCTACCAGAACGATGACGTCGGCTACATCAACCGCGTCATCATGACGCGCTCCATCCCCGAAGACGTGCTTCCGCAGTGA